The genomic segment CGCCTGCGCGGCGGTCAGGTTACAAACCAATTGCGTCCGCTCGAACTCCCCATGCGCCGCGCGCAGCACAATCGTCTCTCGCCCGCGGTGCACATTCAGCTCCACGTTGCGATCGAGCACGAGCTGCCCCTTGTCGGAGTCGAACGTAGCCCCTTGCGAACTTCCCTGCCCCTGCACCACGGCGAATTCGACGCGCTGCGCTGTCGTCGCTGAGCCGGTCTTCTGATCGAAGGTGAGCCCGCTGGTCTTCACCACGATCTGCCCTGATGCCACTTCATTCGCCGCGTTCGCCAGCGGCCCCGATTTCGCCGGAAGCTGCGGCTTTGCCCCTGGCGCGACCGCCGGCGCCTCCGTCGGGCGCGTGATCGTGATCTCTACCGGCCCGGCCGCCGCGGCAATCCCCGCCTTCTGGTCGTAGTCGAACTCGCCGCCCTTGATCCGATCGACGACACTGCCGTCCTGCCCATAAAGCTCGATCTCCACATCGTGCAGTTGCGCGCGCCCATCCTTCTTCAACTGCACTACCTTGCTGGCGCGAATCTTGAACAGCGTATGCCCGCCATGCGACTGCGTATAGACGAATCCGTTCGCCTGGCGCTGGATATCGGCCCCCAACTTATGCGGAATCTCCTTCAGGTTGAGCTTGTTCTTGATTTTGCTTAGCGCCAGGAAGCCGACCAGTGCCGCAATCAACAGCACCCCGCTGGCCAAAACCAGCGTGCGCAATCGTTCGATCGTCAGGCGCACCTAGTTCCCCTGGCTGAGCCGGGCCGCAAGCCTTTGCGCCAGGCTCTCGCCCAGCTCGCTCCACAACAGCCGAGCCGTAGCCCCCGATGCCTTCTCCACCGCATTCGTCAGATCCACTAGCTGCCGCACGTTCTCAGCCATGTGCTGTGCCGCAGCCGAATCAAGCTCGGCCTCTTCCTCCAGAAACGGCGCATCCGATCCAAAATCGATCCGGATGTGCCCGTCCTGCTCATACGCCCCTTCATCAAACAGCGGACCAAAGCCCGTCACCCGCACCAGTCGCGACGTCTTCGCCCATCGCGGCTCAAGCCCGGGGTCCCCATGGATAGGTCTTTGTCCATGGGGTGGAAGCCCAGCGCCGGTTTCGAGCTCCCACAACCACCACCCAATCTGGAACTCGTAGGCATAGTCGTCATGCAGGTTCTCAAGCGCTTCTTCAACTGCAACCCTTGGTTCCACCCCGAGTTGCGGCGGCTGCTCCGGATCACCCGCCTGGCCCACGGCGCGCCCCCAAACCCGTTGCCAGACGGGCGCTTCGTGCCAGTTCACGGGCCACACAGTGGCTGAATAGACGAGGGGTTCGCCACCGTGTTTCCCGAACTCGCCGAGGACCCGAATCAGCTTGTCGGCCAGCCCCGCAAGCCGCAGATTCGGATACCACAAACTCAGATAGAGAGCGTCGGACATCTTTATGATTGTAGACGCGAAACAGCCCTCATTCGATTCAACCTGCCTCGTCCAAACGGCAAGCAGTACCCAATACCTTGTCATTCTGAACGTAGTGAAGAACCTGCTTTGGGGCTGTCGACAACCATTGAGCCCAGAAGACAGAAAACCCTCGGCGCCCTTCCACCTGCCCGCCGGGCATTACACTTCCGCAATGCGCACGATCCGGCTCCTCATGTCGCTCGTTCTTGCGACGCCCGTCGCGGCCCAGTGGCAGATGCAGACCTCGAACACGACCGCCGATCTGCGCGGCATCCACAACGTCGGCAACGGCGTGGCCTGGGCGTCGGGAACCAACGGCACCGTCTTGCGCACTGAAGACGGCGGCTACGTCTGGCAGACCTGCGCCATCCCGCCCGGAGCCGAGAAGCTCGACTTCCGCGGCATCCAGGCCTTCGACGCCAACACCGCTATCGTCATGTCCAGCGGCAAAGGCGACCTCTCGCGTCTCTACAAAACCACGGACGGCTGCCACACCTGGAAGCTGATCTTCACAAATCCCGACAAAGATGGTTTCTGGGATGCGTTGATGTACGAAGAAGATGACGACACCATTTTCATTCTGGGCGATCCCGTGCACGGCAAATTCAGGCTCTTCTCGCAACAAGGTGAGAACAGTAAGTTCGGCGACAATTGGAACGGGTACCCAATCAGCGCAATTCCCGGACAGGCGGCGTTCGCCGCGAGCAATTCCCTCCTGGTCTATAACCTCGGTGAGGGCATGTTTTCATTCATTACCGGAGGCTCAAAATCGGAGATCATCCATGAAGAACACGGTCTCGATGTAAAGAAGGGGCTCTTCTCCGAGTGGTCGAGGAGTTCCCTCCCGTTTGCGTCCGGAGATAGCAGCGGGGCATTTTCGGTAGCGGCACGGCCCTACGAGAAATCCGAAGGGGACAAGCGTCACGCAGTGGTTGTGGGAGGGGACTACCAGCAGCCCGATGCGACGGCGCAAACGGCCGCATACAGCGATGACTGGGGATACAAGTGGTCTCCCTCCCAAACCCCGCCCCACGGCTATCGCTCCTCCGTCGCCTACGACGAAAAACTCAAAACCTGGATCACCGTAGGCCCCAACGGCACCGACATCTCCAGTGACGACGGCAAGAACTGGCGCGCAATCCATCCCAACGCAGCCCTGCACGAGCCTCCGGACGCCGACCGCAACTGGAATGCGATTTCCCTGCCCTACGTAGTCGGCCCTAAAGGCCGGATCGGCAAGCTGGATGAATCCGCCCTTAAATAGCAGCAGCCACCCTGCCCCGGTAGGGGCGAAACGAAAATAGCCCAGGCCAAGTCGAGCATCGCGAAGACTTGTCCTGGGTGATGCGCCACACCTCTAGCGCGTCCCGTAGGGCCGCGACGAATTCCAGGGTCCCCGTCAGCATAATTGCCGCATTGTGATGGATTGGCGCAAAGCGCCATGAAGGAACTGAGGTTGCCTCTAACTATTAAAGCGCCACTTCTGTGACCGGTTTCACCGCGACAGCCTTCGCCGGTCGCGGCCGCATCAGCGCAAAGCAGGCGCGGAACAGGCCGTATGCTGAGAGCACACCAAACGCCATCGAGCCAACGATCGCGCATACCAACATCACAAAGTTCAACAAGTCAGTCATACATTCCTCAACCGAGGCGGCTCCAAGACAGCAATGCCGGTCAAAACGAATGCGGCCCTAACTTAAGATGCTGGCCGGC from the Occallatibacter riparius genome contains:
- a CDS encoding WD40/YVTN/BNR-like repeat-containing protein produces the protein MRTIRLLMSLVLATPVAAQWQMQTSNTTADLRGIHNVGNGVAWASGTNGTVLRTEDGGYVWQTCAIPPGAEKLDFRGIQAFDANTAIVMSSGKGDLSRLYKTTDGCHTWKLIFTNPDKDGFWDALMYEEDDDTIFILGDPVHGKFRLFSQQGENSKFGDNWNGYPISAIPGQAAFAASNSLLVYNLGEGMFSFITGGSKSEIIHEEHGLDVKKGLFSEWSRSSLPFASGDSSGAFSVAARPYEKSEGDKRHAVVVGGDYQQPDATAQTAAYSDDWGYKWSPSQTPPHGYRSSVAYDEKLKTWITVGPNGTDISSDDGKNWRAIHPNAALHEPPDADRNWNAISLPYVVGPKGRIGKLDESALK